The sequence GACAAGATTAGAGCAGAGGAGCAGATAGTCAAATCTTTTATGAAGGATATTAAACCTAGAGTTGAAGGTAAAGGTTCCTACTGTGATTTAATCTTTAATCTGAGTATTAAGCTGTAAATGGGGCACATACAAGTCTGCTATGCACATGAATGTCCAAAGATGGTTGAAAGTTTTGGTAGCCTAACTTTTAGTCCCAGGTTGTAAGAAATGCAAACTGAAGTAGCATAGTTTCATTTGCTGCTTCCATGAAAGATAGCAAATGGAGTTAAATGATACCTTTAGGTGTTGTTAATCCTTGTCTTTGCTCTAGCTTGACAATATATGCCTTGGTATTGTATTGGTAGTCTAATAGTCTTGTTATGTAAGCTAGAAATCTTTTAGAATGTCCTTTGAAGGACTCGGTGTATCAGAATGGCTGTGAGCTTTTGCTGTGCAATGTGTTCATCAATAAAACTTTTGAATTACCAATCAAAAAGCAATGAATGAAATCATGATCCAAGGAGTTCACATATCTAAGACcctacaaaatttaaagaaagattaaGGTTCACTACACTAAAATTATCACCTCCTATCTCATCTTTTTAACAAGTAGACCACTTTCAATACAAAAAGTATTTAGGAAACTAGGGCTCCAACAAATTCCCAGTAAAAAAGTCTAGATGCCAAAgttgtaataaataaatgtacTAATAAATGGATATGTTCTAAAACTTTCGAATGGAACGAGCATGCGTACAACTCCAAACAGTATGATCAGAACAGAAATTTTCTGATCCAAGTCCTTGCAAATATGAAAAGGCTACAAGACAACAGACAAACATCTTTTGCTAGAATGCtaaccaaagaaaaaacaaataaaaattcatgCCAGTCAAATCCGAAAAAGAATTAATGCTCAGATATCGATCATCCTAAAACCCAGCATTCAAGTGTCAATATCAACTCCTACAAGCCCAATTCATATCCAACCTCATCAACAACTCTACTTAGATGTCAACTGTTTCTTGTGAAACTTTATTGCTACTACAAGATGCATTAAATTGATAAAAGGTCATAGACCATACTCAGAAGGGCTTCATCGACGGGAAAATACACTGTTAACTTTTCCTAGAGCTATTAAAATTGAGCAGCCAGATTGAGACTGTCAAGAACACATAAGCAACAAAATATGAAGACAAACAAAAAGGATGACAATAAAGAGAAGATATAATTAACAATGTCAAAGAGAACCCAATTCAATTTCACCAAACATGATAAGTATAACAACACTAATATAGTAATAGATGTTCAAAACTTCTTTCCtaacaaaattacatattcttAAAGAAAACCCAACACCGAATCAAAAACCGGGCATGCCCCATTTCCTCCTCAAACGAACTCTTCCAAAAATTAGCAATAGCAACAAGGAATGACCCTGATCAAGATCAATCCCCCTTCCTTCTGAAAGAGCAACCCTCGGTTAGCCTAGCACGCCCACCAGTCGGCTGGCACAGTACTGTCTGGCAATTTCCACACACCACCACAGTTTGGGAGTGACTGAACACTGTCGTTCTGCGTAAATTTATTCATTTCCTCTCAAAACTTATTCAATACCAACACCCagtttttcattttacaaaaacattaaattaaCACGAATCAACAACACTGATAATATGATTAACCATGTGATTCGATGAATTAAAGTAACAAACACAGTTTCAAGACAAAGAATTAACAACTTACATGTTAAAGCAACCCTGGCACTTCACATCCTGCACAGATTTAAACCATAATTTAATACAGACTAATTTATTAATatcagaaaatgaaaatttaaaaaaaatataatatgattACCATGAAAAAAGAGTTGGGAGATTGCACAAGACGCTTGAGCTTGTGCTTCCTCTTCTCAAGCTCAGCAGGAGGGTTGAGCAAATCGATGTCGTTTTGAAGAACCTGACCAAACCCAAGTTACGAGGAAAGGAGACCGTTAGAAAACCTTAAAAACTCCGAAACGAGCCAGATCGGAAAAATAGGTATTAGGGGGCTCTTACCATGTTGAATGGAGAGATAAGAATGCAAAGGAAGCAAAAACCCTAGAAACCTCTGC comes from Castanea sativa cultivar Marrone di Chiusa Pesio chromosome 3, ASM4071231v1 and encodes:
- the LOC142627132 gene encoding small ribosomal subunit protein eS27y; the encoded protein is MVLQNDIDLLNPPAELEKRKHKLKRLVQSPNSFFMDVKCQGCFNITTVFSHSQTVVVCGNCQTVLCQPTGGRARLTEGCSFRRKGD